A stretch of Gossypium hirsutum isolate 1008001.06 chromosome A06, Gossypium_hirsutum_v2.1, whole genome shotgun sequence DNA encodes these proteins:
- the LOC107901460 gene encoding 14-3-3 protein 7-like, with protein MEREQQVYLARLAEQAERYDEMVEAMKNVAKLDVELTVEERNLLSVGYKNVIGARRASWRILSSIEQKEEAKGNEQNVKRIKEYRQRVEDELAKICDDILSVIDKHLIPSSSTGESTVFYYKMKGDYFRYLAEFKAGEDRKEAADQSLKAYEAATTTANSDLPPTHPIRLGLALNFSVFYYEILNSAERACHLAKQAFDEAIAELDSLNEESYKDSTLIMQLLRDNLTLWTSDLPEEGGEQSKGDEPQAES; from the exons ATGGAAAGAGAGCAACAAGTTTACTTGGCAAGGCTTGCTGAGCAAGCTGAACGATATGACg AAATGGTCGAGGCCATGAAAAATGTTGCCAAGTTGGATGTTGAACTGACTGTAGAAGAGAGGAATCTGTTATCTGTGGGGTATAAGAATGTGATTGGAGCAAGAAGGGCATCGTGGCGGATACTGTCTTCGATCGAACAGAAGGAGGAAGCTAAGGGTAATGAACAAAATGTGAAGAGGATAAAGGAGTATCGGCAGAGGGTTGAAGATGAGCTTGCAAAGATCTGTGATGATATACTATCCGTCATTGATAAGCATCTCATTCCATCTTCCTCGACAGGGGAATCAACTGTTTTCTATTACAAGAT GAAAGGAGATTATTTTCGTTATTTGGCAGAATTTAAAGCCGGAGAGGATCGTAAAGAAGCTGCTGATCAGTCACTTAAGGCTTACGAG GCTGCCACCACTACTGCAAATTCAGATTTGCCGCCAACTCACCCAATTAGACTTGGCCTGGCTTTGAACTTCTCTGTTTTCTACTATGAGATATTAAATTCTGCTGAGAG GGCTTGCCATCTGGCTAAACAAGCTTTTGATGAGGCTATTGCTGAGCTTGATAGCCTTAATGAAGAATCTTACAAGGATAGCACCCTAATTATGCAGCTTCTCAGGGATAATCTCACCTTGTGGACCTCAGATCTGCCGGAGGAAGGAG GTGAGCAATCGAAAGGAGATGAGCCTCAGGCAGAG AGTTAA